The Panicum hallii strain FIL2 chromosome 9, PHallii_v3.1, whole genome shotgun sequence genome has a window encoding:
- the LOC112878111 gene encoding probable calcium-binding protein CML31, whose protein sequence is MVVASSPGELGSLFAAFDKDADGRISAAELRLCMRAALGEDVTAEDAEALVASVDADGDGLLDEGEFARLVRAEAADVKEEEQQRRRGLEAAFGMYAVEGEGRITPASLRRMLSRLGARREVDDCRAMIRRFDLDGDGVLSFDEFEIMMMNA, encoded by the coding sequence ATGGTTGTCGCGTCGTCGCCGGGCGAGCTCGGCTCGCTGTTCGCGGCGTTCGACAAGGACGCCGACGGCAGGATCTCCGCGGCCGAGCTGCGCCTGTGCatgcgggcggcgctgggcgaggACGTGACGGCCGAGGACGCCGAGGCGCTGGTGGCCTCGGTGGACGCGGACGGCGACGGGCTGCTGGACGAGGGCGAGTTCGCGCGGCtggtgcgcgcggaggcggcggacgtgaaggaggaggagcagcagcgGCGCAGGGGGCTCGAGGCGGCGTTCGGCATGTACGCGGTGGAGGGCGAGGGGCGCATCACGCCCGCCAGCCTGAGGCGGATGCTCAGCAGGCTCGGCGCGCGCCGGGAGGTGGACGACTGCCGCGCCATGATCCGTAGGTTCGACCTCGACGGCGACGGGGTGCTCAGCTTCGacgagttcgagatcatgatGATGAACGCCTGA